Below is a genomic region from Butyrivibrio sp. AE3004.
AGTTATATTCCTTGTGCTTTCAATTCTTATGTATAGGCAATTACCTTTTTCAAATAAGAATACAACGGATACTGCTACGAAAAGTGAATGATCTTTCATAAATTAAAAAATAATGTAAAAATAAGGTTACGTTAAGATTTACTTCAATTTACGGAAATGATTCCGAACTATTATATTTTCATCAGGCAACAGAAAACGTGAAAGTATGATAGGGAATTGTTGCTGAGATTGAAGTTTTTTGTTATCAAAATAGAAACTATAATTATATGAAAAAAGGAGAATGAGTATGAAAACAACCAATGGAAGTAAAGCTAAAGCAATATTCGCAGCAATAGGGATTATGCTGTTGTTTCTGGGAATTCAGGCAGTAATTGGAGCTGCAGGATCGGCCGGAGCGTCTTATTTACATTTTGTACAGACAGGAGAACCTTTTAAAGATGAAGCCGAATATATGGATTATATTTCTGAAATTTTAACAGTGTTGCAGTTTGTTGGAGAGATTGCGTGTATTGCAGTATTCGGACTTTGGTATTACCTTGGTTCAGTAAGAAAAGATAAAAAGCAGGGAACGTATGAATCAGGTCTTAAGAAAATTTCAGATGTAAAATCTATTGCATTCCTTATCTGTACGGCACTAGGCTTTTACGCAATTGATCTGATAGTTTCCAAAATTACAGCTGTTATTATTCCCGGAAGTAATGAGTTATTCAGCCAGCTTATGGGACTTATCGCAGGTGGAAATCAAGTTGTAGCAGCACTTACAGTCGCAATTCTTGCGCCTTTTGCCGAGGAATTGGCATTCAGAGGAGTAATGATAAAGAATTCAAAGAAGGCCTTTAAAATAGTAGGCTGTGTCATCATCTCTTCACTTATGTTTGCCATTATGCATATGAATCCGCTTCAGAGTTTATATGCATTGCCTATAGGTGTAGCACTTGCATTCGTGGCATATAAGTTTAATTCAGTAGTTCCGGCAATTATTATTCATGCTATCAATAATACTGTTGCTATTGTATTACCTTCACTTATGGGAAGAGCTCTTAGCATTATTGAAGCAGCTATTTTGTGCGTAGTGTGTTTGGCACTTGCTGTTTTTACTTACAAAAAACTGTCTGTAAAGACTAAACAGATAGATGTTTCAGAGATTACTGCATAATAAGCTAATAAGCGAACGAGGCTGTCGACAGAAATGTCGGCAGCCTTTTCGCTGTTATTTGATATCTTTAGGTGAAGCGAAAGCCACCCTAAATATCCATTCCCCTCATAGTAGAACCACAGGATCTGTTCCTACACTTAGGTAAAGCATCGCTACCTTTGCTGGAACTTTCTCATCTGATCTCGGGCTCAGCCTTGGTAAAGCATCGCTACCGTGGTTGCCCTTGTCTTATGTTCTGATATAATAATACTCTCGGAACTATCACAAAATTATCACACTCAATTTTTGTAATTTGTATTGCTATAATGACTTTCGTGGTTTTGATGACTATATACGAAGGAATTAATGCTTATACGTTTGTCTCATGAGAATATTTAAATGAGGTAGGAACACGATGAATAAAATATGGGATTTAATGCATAAAGAAGATACTGTTATATTTTTTGATATAGACGGAACTCTAACAAGTTATAACTATGGAGAATATCATGCTCATCATGAGCTGGATTTTACACCTGA
It encodes:
- a CDS encoding CPBP family intramembrane glutamic endopeptidase, which translates into the protein MKTTNGSKAKAIFAAIGIMLLFLGIQAVIGAAGSAGASYLHFVQTGEPFKDEAEYMDYISEILTVLQFVGEIACIAVFGLWYYLGSVRKDKKQGTYESGLKKISDVKSIAFLICTALGFYAIDLIVSKITAVIIPGSNELFSQLMGLIAGGNQVVAALTVAILAPFAEELAFRGVMIKNSKKAFKIVGCVIISSLMFAIMHMNPLQSLYALPIGVALAFVAYKFNSVVPAIIIHAINNTVAIVLPSLMGRALSIIEAAILCVVCLALAVFTYKKLSVKTKQIDVSEITA